The following are from one region of the Aspergillus chevalieri M1 DNA, chromosome 1, nearly complete sequence genome:
- a CDS encoding uncharacterized protein (COG:S;~EggNog:ENOG410Q1GJ;~InterPro:IPR021054;~PFAM:PF12296;~SECRETED:SignalP(1-18);~antiSMASH:Cluster_1.2), producing the protein MLVKQVLVSALLAPAALAATNADTVFSNFENLQKRVSSARDCFQSFNGGVVQILTCGYDMVSLLTSSTNSNKELADLDSLPADKVQAFLDHYHDMHVLVGDALNTVSSKADSIDEAGLTMIAEVLLRTFAGQSVHFETMSKQKLPAANHSELDGPIKTLGDQFDKAIAKFS; encoded by the exons ATGTTGGTCAAACAGGTCCTGGTATCGGCCCTTCTGGCCCctgctgctttggctgcCACCAACGCGGACACTGTTTTCTCGAACTTTGAGAATTTGCAAAAACGAGTCTCCTCCGCCCGTGACTGTTTCCAGTCTTTCAACGGCGGCGTCGTGCAGATTTTGACCTGCGGCTACGATATGGTCAGCCTCCTGACGAGCAGCACCAACTCGAATAAAGAGCTTGCAGATTTGGATTCTCTCCCAGCGGATAAAGTCCAGGCTTTCTTGGACCACTACCATGATATGCATGTGCTTGTTGGTGATGCTTTGAACACCGTATCTTCAAAG GCCGATAGTATAGACGAAGCGGGTCTGACCATGATCGCGGAAGTCCTTTTACGAACCTTCGCTGGTCAATCGGTTCATTTTGAGACCATGTCTAAACAGAAGCTTCCAGCAGCGAACCATTCAGAACTCGATGGCCCTATCAAGACTCTCGGAGACCAATTCGATAAGGCAATTGCGAAATTCTCCTGA
- a CDS encoding type I iterative PKS (COG:Q;~EggNog:ENOG410QD7U;~InterPro:IPR016036,IPR016035,IPR016039,IPR010080, IPR018201,IPR042104,IPR014030,IPR011032,IPR013968, IPR013154,IPR001227,IPR032821,IPR014031,IPR014043, IPR020806,IPR020807,IPR020843,IPR020841,IPR029063, IPR036291,IPR013217,IPR013120;~PFAM:PF16197,PF00109,PF13489,PF14765,PF08240, PF02801,PF00698,PF13847,PF07993,PF01073,PF13649,PF13602, PF01370,PF00107,PF08242,PF08241,PF08659;~SMCOG1022:Beta-ketoacyl synthase;~TransMembrane:2 (o1872-1892i2520-2540o);~antiSMASH:Cluster_1.2;~go_function: GO:0004315 - 3-oxoacyl-[acyl-carrier-protein] synthase activity [Evidence IEA];~go_function: GO:0016491 - oxidoreductase activity [Evidence IEA];~go_function: GO:0016740 - transferase activity [Evidence IEA];~go_function: GO:0016746 - transferase activity, transferring acyl groups [Evidence IEA];~go_function: GO:0031177 - phosphopantetheine binding [Evidence IEA];~go_process: GO:0006633 - fatty acid biosynthetic process [Evidence IEA];~go_process: GO:0055114 - oxidation-reduction process [Evidence IEA]) translates to MGEFISDALTQEVPLNQSSNETPGNVVASNFETDEGTPPHPDDADTDDTHVPFPIAIVGMAMRLPGGVSCEKEFWDFLINKRDGMCKVPDTRYNIDAFHEDSRPGAIRTQNGYFLEHDIRRFDPEFFGISKIEAAKLDPQQRMLLEVTWECMENGGQTGWRGKNIGCYVGVFGEDWLDVKIRDPQDHDRYRVVGAGPYALSNRVSYEYDLGGPSVTIQTACSSSMVGLHEACQGLYSGECSSALVAGTNLIFTPTMSTSMSDNMVISKSGLCRTFDAAAEGYGRGEAINAILIKPLDKALRDGDPVRAVIRSSAVNCDGKTPTISTPGHAAQERLIRRAYRKAGLEVSSTALFECHGTGTTVGDVAETSVVAKIFGEKGIHIAAVKPNVGHAEGASAITSVIQSVLALENKTIPPNAHFHNPNPNIPFEKAKLKVAVEPTPWPTDRSERISINSFGIGGTNAHVILDSASSLQQNAISTDVDDQGLRLLVLSAKSKDSLNGQIENLQKYLETAKSSLGDVAYTLGFRREHMAHRAFALADGDGKVSSFERSTSVKEPIIFTFTGQGAQWPGMGRELIQQIQTFREDIQMMDGVLQGLESRPLWSIEDELLKCDDESRVAEAEFAQSLCTAVQIALVNLLRTWGITPDAVVGHSSGEIAAAYASGAISAKVAILIAYFRGQAMKNLSSERPGGMAAVGLGSEKARRFLKPGVVIGCDNSPDIVTLSGDIDALNEVLDDIHADDQGTFCRKLAVNVAYHSHHMADVGEVYEKMVSPYFSYQPSMVPMYSTVSGTIVSDPSTLSPRYWRKNLQSPVLFNTAIERILKDDDQSKLFLEIGPHSALSGPIRQSLAKANTKEHRYIPTIVRGKEPWRSLLATAGNLYTHGASISLHSLIPQGKVVTELPTYSWQHNEIYWDEPRIVHDWRHRQFPHHELLGSRTLESNHLEPSWRNVLKIENVLWLMGHVLGTDVVFPAAGYLAMAGEAVRQLTGSTDFSLRNVFIRTALILEDTAEIFTNLRPVKLTDLVDSVWFDFTISAYQNGKWKKHVVGQVRGGPDQEHDVPRRQIYSRQVDADKWYREVKKRGLDYSSHFRGLEQITASPTTLQASAVVHGSEPPPRSYYALHPTVIDECLQLLIIGATQGISRRMTKMCLPTAIESLYISEGRGPMDLNVVCETTGGTIQGSSTLFTDCMVNLRLEGAFFFGIHDSESDGSNALLASNVHWMPHIDYIPLEKQLPPHEPLFNGQLGARATSGYVVEAYRRTRQSTPTADHLKRYHTWLKDLYHKIQEQSSDLVPEMREVDVSVLGHHGPYADALRKEMREIHPAMMISHRLAERLCFALHDILEGRTSPLELLMQDDGMKDFFDAMATASPCEDFLALLGQSNPKLRILEIGAGTGGLTAIALKALSPASGRLYSQYTFTDISAGFIGDAQERFQEYDAVEYATLDITRDPEGQGFTPESYDLILAGNVLHATPQISSTLQNVRKLLAPGGRLLMQELSGDVPLINFLMGVLPGWWLGENDGRIDGPALSEERWHEELIKANFTGVDAVRYANDRRLSHVGVFLSGAKTVDMNKEGGQIGLLYLSHISEWGREVEKALSLAGYAVTWHTLQDAPRSGSDIISLIDLEGPFFEHLSADEFLLFQSYVSKLAGNHLLWITRSVQITCEDPRFSLVLGMARTLRSELGHKFATMEIDRFDGIAVASVLKILEASRVQSDRPWLDADYEYALQDGKILLPRLQWSSLDQQLAGLPHRAAPRSLDIKFNGIFDSLRWAMSMSPISPPELKEDEVEVDIKYVGLNFRDMMITMGFLGDTDQLGFEGSGIVRRVGSSVEHLRVGDRVVCLTDGLFSTKVVVPAVLCHHLPGEMSMEDAAAVLIIFATAIYCLITVGNLQKGQSVLIHSACGGVGLASIQVCRMIGAEIYATVGTSDKVRHLTDVMKIPADHIFDSRSTSFLQGVLTATNGRGVDLVLNSLSGELLHASWKCVARFGKMVEIGKRDFLGHGKLDMDVFLNHRSFSSVDLRMLSLENPMALRSLADQFADYFKQGKLAPIRPVTVFDACDIVKAFRHMQTGQHMGKIVVRMPEDPESLPITKIHDPVSIFRSDASYLLIGGLGGLGRAVSIWMVEKGARHFIFLSRSGAQSPDAQGFIKDLESHGMVSATVVTGDVSNNGDVQRALFAAKRPIAGVLQMSMVLRDQMFSKMTYEEWAAVLAPKVQGTWNLHFELHNIPLDFFVLFSSVTGIMGFGSQANYAAANTFLDSFVTYRHSQGLPASVLDIGFMGDIGYAAEQSPQTLKAITTIDGQILGERNLLQALEISVFSQFPHHSSQLLLGMGTATPGVEPMVQEGRFSRWRNAAVSGKATTVSRSHELRSLLNEIEQNPKLLDEQSTHDKITVELGKVVAAHLAYSEDMSKEELANIAIDSLMGIEIRSWFRRNAAIDISLVEISNAGTVGGLATVAVKTLRKKHCDGEEVSSPNTPPSSAEPDELEVCLEDMKLGSDLRPLPGPIPDWCSESEGRIFLTGATGFLGAFFLLDLLALPQVKSVTCLVRTTDPESGKRRIEKTLSRYSLPLDGLSKVTVVPGSIAYPNLGMSKEDFDHHAQTSSVVFHLAAHVNYTLPYSAHRDANITGLLNVLDFVNAGRLKPLNYCSSIAACGPSAYLSGGTIPEDERVMLERKFFELHVGYTRTKLVAESIVWNAIANGFPITIYRPGLVTGHSGTGVDKPEDLFSRLMTNCIQLGAFPIPPPQRNQIVPVDYVCAAILHISQSQENHGHAFNVVLPDQDETITMADTFELLSDCCPSPLRAVSSAEWLQIFRERGKQGMKVATPMLQERLADSLIWWDTTGGMSTYETTNLRRALADSPEILNVKPRRELLRTYYTHWEAAAAETNDVV, encoded by the exons ATGGGGGAATTTATCAGTGATGCGCTCACCCAGGAAGTGCCTTTGAATCAATCATCGAATGAAACACCGGGAAATGTTGTTGCAAGCAACTTCGAAACCGACGAGGGAACCCCACCCCATCCAGATGACGCCGATACCGACGACACTCACGTTCCCTTCCCCATCGCAATTGTGGGCATGGCCATGAGACTGCCCGGGGGCGTGAGCTGCGAGAAGGAATTCTGGGACTTCTTGATCAATAAACGCGATGGGATGTGCAAAGTTCCAGATACCCGATACAACATTGATGCTTTTCATGAAGACTCTAGACCGGGTGCGATTCGAACACAGAACGGATACTTCCTTGAACATGACATCAGGCGATTTGACCCAGAGTTTTTTGGGATCAGTAAGATTGAGGCTGCAAAGCTTGATCCGCAACAAAGAATGTTACTAGAGGTTACCTGGGAGTGTATGGAGAATGGGGGCCAAACGggatggagaggaaagaacATCGGATGCTATGTCGGTGTCTTTGGCGAGGATTGGCTGGACGTGAAGATAAGGGACCCCCAGGATCATGACCGGTATCGGGTTGTTGGAGCCGGCCCCTATGCCCTCTCGAACCGTGTTTCGTATGAGTACGATCTTGGAGGCCCAAGTGTGACGATTCAGACAGCCTGCTCATCGTCCATGGTAGGACTGCATGAGGCTTGCCAGGGTCTCTACTCTGGTGAATGCTCTTCTGCCTTGGTGGCAGGCACCAATCTCATCTTTACACCAACCATGTCGACATCAATGTCAGATAATATGGTGATATCAAAGAGTGGTCTTTGCAGGACGTTTGATGCGGCAGCAGAAGGTTATGGAAGAGGAGAGGCCATCAATGCTATATTGATCAAGCCTTTGGATAAAGCTCTTCGGGATGGTGACCCTGTCCGAGCTGTTATTCGCTCCAGCGCGGTAAACTGCGATGGGAAGACCCCTACCATTTCAACCCCTGGGCATGCAGCGCAAGAGAGGTTGATCAGAAGAGCGTATAGGAAGGCAGGACTTGAAGTGTCATCAACTGCGTTATTCGAGTGCCATGGCACAGGGACGACTGTCGGAGATGTAGCAGAAACATCTGTTGTGGCGAAGATTTTTGGGGAAAAAGGCATTCACATTGCAGCG GTGAAACCCAATGTTGGACACGCCGAAGGTGCATCTGCAATCACGAGTGTTATACAAAGTGTTTTGGCGCTGGAGAATAAGACAATTCCGCCCAATGCTCACTTCCACAATCCAAATCCGAACA TCCCGTTTGAAAAGGCAAAGTTGAAGGTGGCCGTGGAGCCTACCCCTTGGCCAACGGACCGAAGCGAAAGAATAAGCATCAATTCATTCGGAATTGGCGGAACAAATGCTCAT GTTATCCTTGATTCTGCTTCTTCCCTGCAACAGAATGCCATATCTACAGATGTAGATGACCAGGGCCTCCGACTTCTGGTTCTCTCTGCAAAATCAAAAGATTCATTGAATGGCCAGATTGAGAATCTCCAGAAGTATCTTGAGACGGCAAAGTCATCCTTGGGCGACGTTGCATATACCTTGGGTTTTAGACGAGAACACATGGCGCATCGGGCATTTGCGCTCGCAGACGGGGACGGGAAAGTCTCGTCGTTTGAAAGGTCCACGTCTGTCAAGGAACCTATCATCTTCACATTTACCGGCCAAGGTGCCCAGTGGCCTGGAATGGGCAGGGAACTGATCCAACAAATCCAAACCTTCCGGGAAGATATTCAGATGATGGATGGAGTCTTACAAGGGCTAGAGAGCAGACCGTTGTGGTCTATTGAAG ACGAGCTTTTGAAATGCGACGATGAAAGTCGAGTCGCAGAAGCGGAATTTGCACAGTCCCTCTGTACAGCCGTTCAAATAGCTCTTGTTAATCTTCTTCGGACTTGGGGTATTACGCCTGATGCAGTGGTAGGGCATTCCAGTGGAGAGATTGCAGCCGCCTATGCATCGGGTGCAATATCCGCTAAGGTGGCGATTCTCATCGCTTATTTCCGTGGCCAAGCGATGAAGAATCTGTCCTCTGAGCGTCCGGGTGGAATGGCAGCTGTTGGTCTTGGCTCCGAAAAGGCACGGCGTTTCCTGAAGCCGGGCGTCGTCATCGGCTGCGATAATAGTCCGGATATTGTCACGCTATCAGGCGACATCGATGCCCTCAATGAGGTTTTGGATGATATCCATGCTGACGACCAGGGTACATTCTGCCGGAAACTCGCCGTGAATGTGGCCTACCACTCACACCACATGGCTGACGTTGGGGAAGTGTATGAGAAGATGGTCTCTCCCTATTTCTCATACCAGCCCTCAATGGTCCCCATGTACTCTACTGTTTCCGGAACCATCGTATCGGACCCGTCAACTCTGAGCCCCAGGTACTGGCGGAAAAACCTTCAATCCCCCGTCCTCTTCAACACAGCAATCGAAAGGATCCTGAAAGACGACGACCAGTCAAAGCTCTTCCTGGAGATTGGACCACACTCAGCGCTGTCTGGCCCTATCCGGCAGTCACTAGCCAAGGCTAATACCAAAGAGCACCGCTATATCCCGACTATTGTCAGAGGCAAAGAACCATGGAGAAGTCTTCTGGCCACAGCTGGGAACCTCTACACGCACGGTGCATCCATCAGTCTTCATTCTCTCATTCCACAAGGCAAGGTCGTGACAGAACTCCCCACATATTCGTGGCAGCACAACGAGATATATTGGGATGAGCCTCGTATTGTTCATGACTGGAGACATCGCCAATTTCCCCACCACGAGTTGCTAGGCTCGCGGACACTCGAGTCAAACCATTTGGAGCCATCTTGGCGGAATGTTCTGAAAATAGAAAACGTCTTGTGGTTGATGGGCCATGTACTTGGCACTGATGTTGTCTTTCCTGCTGCTGGTTATCTTGCCATGGCAGGTGAAGCTGTGCGGCAATTGACTGGATCCACGGACTTCTCCCTGAGGAATGTATTCATCCGAACTGCACTGATTCTAGAGGACACTGCAGAGATATTCACAAATCTGCGACCTGTGAAACTCACAGATCTTGTCGACTCCGTGTGGTTCGACTTTACCATTTCGGCCTATCAAAACGGAAAATGGAAGAAACATGTCGTCGGCCAGGTTCGCGGAGGACCTGACCAGGAACATGATGTCCCCAGAAGGCAGATCTATTCCCGTCAGGTTGACGCCGACAAATGGTACCGTGAGGTGAAAAAACGTGGCTTGGACTATAGCTCCCATTTCAGGGGACTTGAGCAGATCACCGCCAGTCCAACTACTCTCCAGGCTTCTGCAGTTGTACATGGAAGTGAACCGCCGCCCCGCAGTTACTATGCTCTCCATCCGACCGTGATTGACGAATGTCTGCAACTCCTTATAATAGGAGCGACACAGGGCATCTCGCGTCGAATGACAAAGATGTGTCTTCCTACTGCCATCGAGTCTCTATACATTAGTGAAGGCCGTGGGCCAATGGACTTGAACGTTGTCTGCGAGACCACCGGTGGTACCATACAAGGATCGTCGACTCTCTTCACAGACTGTATGGTGAATCTTCGTTTGGAAGgggccttcttcttcggcattCATGATTCTGAGTCGGATGGCTCAAATGCGCTGCTGGCATCAAATGTACACTGGATGCCACATATTGACTATATCCCCCTTGAAAAGCAGCTTCCACCTCATGAACCACTTTTCAACGGGCAGCTGGGGGCAAGGGCAACGAGTGGATATGTGGTTGAAGCATATCGTCGCACAAGGCAGTCGACTCCCACCGCGGATCATCTCAAGAGATATCACACCTGGCTGAAAGATCTGTATCATAAGATTCAGGAACAGTCATCTGATTTGGTCCCGGAGATGAGGGAAGTGGATGTTTCTGTCCTTGGCCATCACGGTCCCTACGCCGATGCATTGCGCAAAGAAATGCGCGAAATCCATCCTGCGATGATGATTTCTCACCGACTCGCCGAAAGACTCTGCTTTGCGCTGCACGACATTTTGGAAGGTCGCACCAGTCCCCTCGAACTCCTCATGCAGGATGATGGGATGAAAGATTTCTTTGACGCCATGGCTACGGCTTCACCCTGTGAAGACTTCCTCGCATTACTGGGTCAATCCAATCCAAAGCTTCGGATCCTCGAGATTGGCGCTGGAACCGGTGGCTTGACAGCGATTGCCCTCAAGGCTCTCAGTCCAGCCAGTGGCCGGCTTTACTCCCAATACACATTCACGGACATATCGGCGGGTTTTATAGGAGATGCTCAAGAGAGATTTCAAGAGTACGATGCCGTCGAATACGCAACCCTTGATATCACCCGCGATCCAGAAGGACAGGGCTTTACTCCGGAAAGCTATGATCTGATCCTAGCTGGCAATGTGCTTCATGCAACGCCTCAGATATCCAGCACACTACAGAATGTCCGCAAGCTTCTGGCCCCCGGTGGACGTCTACTCATGCAAGAGCTCAGTGGGGATGTTCCTTTGATCAATTTCCTCATGGGGGTCTTGCCTGGCTGGTGGCTCGGAGAGAATGACGGTCGCATTGACGGTCCAGCATTGTCTGAAGAGCGGTGGCATGAAGAGTTGATCAAGGCAAACTTCACCGGTGTGGACGCCGTGCGATATGCCAATGACAGACGCTTGAGCCACGTAGGGGTGTTCCTGTCGGGAGCCAAAACTGTCGACATGAATAAGGAAGGGGGGCAAATTGGATTACTCTATTTGTCACATATCTCAGAATGGGGCCGAGAGGTCGAAAAAGCGCTTTCCCTTGCAGGCTATGCGGTGACATGGCACACATTGCAGGACGCACCCCGGTCTGGGTCGGATATTATTTCTCTCATCGACCTTGAAGGCCCATTCTTCGAGCACCTGTCAGCCGATGAATTCTTGCTGTTTCAAAGCTACGTATCTAAGTTAGCTGGTAATCATCTCCTTTGGATCACAAGGAGTGTCCAAATCACTTGTGAAGATCCTCGTTTTTCATTGGTGTTGGGGATGGCTCGAACACTGCGTTCAGAACTGGGTCACAAGTTTGCGACTATGGAAATTGACCGGTTTGATGGCATTGCCGTCGCTTCCGTTCTCAAGATCCTTGAGGCTTCGAGGGTTCAATCCGATCGGCCCTGGCTGGATGCAGATTATGAATATGCTCTCCAGGATGGCAAGATTCTTTTGCCGAGGCTTCAATGGTCTTCATTGGATCAACAGCTGGCTGGCCTGCCACACCGAGCGGCACCAAGGTCATTGGATATCAAATTCAATGGAATTTTTGATTCTTTACGGTGGGCGATGTCCATGTCGCCAATCTCACCACCCGAATTgaaagaagatgaagttgAAGTGGATATAAAATACGTTGGTTTAAATTTCCGG GACATGATGATCACCATGGGCTTTCTGGGAGATACGGATCAGTTGGGCTTCGAAGGCAGTGGAATTGTTCGCCGCGTAGGATCGTCTGTTGAGCATTTGCGAGTCGGCGACAGAGTCGTTTGTCTCACTGATGGGCTCTTCAGCACGAAAGTAGTGGTCCCGGCTGTTCTTTGCCATCATCTCCCCGGAGAAATGTCCATGGAAGATGCGGCGGCCGTATTAATTATTTTCGCCACGGCGATATATTGTCTGATCACGGTTGGAAACCTCCAAAAGGGCCAATCGGTCCTGATCCACTCAGCTTGCGGAGGCGTTGGACTGGCTTCAATCCAGGTTTGTAGAATGATCGGGGCAGAAATATACGCCACGGTTGGGACAAGTGATAAGGTTCGCCATCTCACTGATGTCATGAAAATCCCAGCAGACCATATCTTTGATTCCAGAAGCACATCATTCTTGCAGGGCGTGCTTACGGCGACAAATGGACGCGGTGTTGATCTGGTGCTGAACTCTCTGTCTGGTGAACTCCTTCATGCCTCGTGGAAATGCGTCGCCAGATTCGGCAAGATGGTCGAAATCGGAAAGCGAGACTTTTTGGGCCACGGCAAACTCGACATGGATGTCTTCCTCAACCACCGTTCCTTCTCTAGCGTGGATCTCAGAATGCTATCGCTTGAGAATCCGATGGCGCTACGGAGCCTGGCTGATCAATTCGCCGATTACTTCAAGCAGGGGAAATTGGCACCAATCAGACCGGTGACGGTGTTCGACGCTTGTGATATTGTCAAAGCATTCCGTCACATGCAAACGGGCCAGCACATGGGGAAGATTGTAGTGAGAATGCCCGAGGACCCAGAAAGTCTGCCAATCACCAAGATACATGACCCCGTTTCAATCTTCAGATCGGACGCCTCCTACCTGTTGATCGGTGGGCTCGGAGGACTTGGTCGAGCTGTGAGTATCTGGATGGTCGAAAAGGGCGCTCGCCATTTCATATTTCTCTCTCGGTCCGGTGCTCAGTCGCCTGATGCTCAAGGCTTTATCAAAGACCTGGAAAGCCACGGCATGGTCAGCGCGACTGTGGTGACTGGTGATGTTTCCAACAATGGAGATGTCCAGCGGGCTCTTTTTGCAGCAAAACGCCCCATCGCAGGCGTACTCCAAATGTCAATGGTACTCAGGGATCAAATGTTCTCTAAAATGACCTACGAGGAATGGGCAGCCGTCCTGGCGCCCAAGGTTCAAGGAACATGGAATCTCCATTTCGAGCTCCACAACATCCCACTTGACTTCTTTGTTCTCTTCAGTTCTGTCACAGGTATCATGGGTTTTGGCAGCCAGGCCAATTACGCTGCAGCCAATACGTTCCTCGACTCATTTGTCACATATCGTCACTCGCAAGGACTACCAGCAAGTGTACTTGATATTGGTTTCATGGGAGATATCGGTTACGCAGCTGAGCAAAGCCCACAAACGTTGAAAGCCATCACTACCATCGATGGTCAGATCCTCGGAGAAAGAAATCTACTTCAAGCTTTAGAAATTTCCGTGTTCTCTCAATTCCCTCACCACTCATCGCAACTCCTCTTGGGCATGGGAACAGCGACTCCCGGTGTGGAACCTATGGTGCAGGAGGGTCGTTTCAGCCGTTGGCGGAATGCTGCTGTAAGCGGCAAAGCAACAACTGTCTCTAGGTCCCACGAGTTACGCTCCCTTCTGAACGAAATTGAACAAAATCCCAAATTGCTGGATGAGCAATCCACCCATGACAAGATTACAGTCGAGTTGGGTAAGGTTGTCGCTGCTCATCTTGCCTATTCGGAGGACATGAGCAAAGAGGAGCTTGCCAATATTGCAATCGATTCATTAATGGGCATTGAAATTCGCAGTTGGTTTCGCCGTAACGCCGCCATCGACATCTCCCTGGTCGAGATATCGAATGCTGGCACCGTTGGAGGGCTTGCCACTGTTGCGGTGAAGACGCTGCGCAAGAAACACTGTGATGGAGAAGAAGTTTCCAGTCCAAATACCCCGCCATCCTCGGCTGAACCGGATGAATTGGAAGTTTGTTTGGAGGACATGAAGCTGGGTAGTGACTTGCGACCTCTTCCTGGACCTATCCCTGACTGGTGCTCCGAATCCGAAGGGCGAATCTTCTTGACTGGTGCAACAGGATTTTTGGGCGCATTTTTCCTATTGGATCTCCTTGCTCTCCCGCAAGTAAAGAGCGTCACTTGTCTGGTTCGAACAACTGATCCCGAGTCAGGCAAACGGCGGATTGAAAAGACACTTTCCCGATACAGCCTGCCCCTCGATGGTCTGAGCAAGGTCACTGTGGTCCCTGGCAGTATTGCCTATCCGAACTTGGGAATGTCAAAGGAAGACTTCGACCACCACGCTCAGACATCGAGCGTTGTCTTCCACCTTGCAGCCCATGTCAACTATACCCTTCCTTACTCTGCTCATCGTGATGCTAATATCACTGGACTTCTCAATGTGCTAGACTTTGTCAATGCTGGCCGTCTGAAGCCTTTGAATTACTGCTCTAGTATCGCAGCGTGCGGTCCCTCAGCGTATCTCTCCGGTGGCACTATCCCCGAGGACGAAAGGGTCATGCTTGAACGCAAATTCTTTGAGTTGCATGTTGGATATACCAGAACCAAGCTTGTTGCGGAGAGTATTGTGTGGAATGCAATCGCCAACGGCTTCCCTATAACCATCTATCGCCCAGGGCTTGTGACGGGTCACAGCGGCACAGGAGTCGACAAGCCTGAAGACCTGTTCAGTCGCCTCATGACCAACTGCATCCAACTCGGAGCTTTCCCCATCCCACCTCCGCAACGCAACCAGATCGTCCCAGTCGACTATGTGTGTGCAGCAATCTTGCATATCTCCCAGTCTCAAGAGAATCACGGCCATGCCTTCAATGTCGTTCTCCCAGATCAAGATGAAACCATCACAATGGCTGATACATTCGAGCTATTGAGCGACTGCTGCCCTAGTCCGCTGCGAGCAGTCTCATCGGCCGAGTGGCTGCAGATTTTTAGAGAAAGAGGCAAACAGGGTATGAAAGTAGCGACTCCGATGCTCCAAGAACGACTGGCGGACAGTCTGATCTGGTGGGATACCACAGGCGGGATGTCCACGTATGAAACCACAAATCTGCGCCGGGCGTTGGCGGACTCTCCGGAAATTTTGAACGTCAAGCCTAGGCGAGAGCTGCTCCGGACATACTACACTCATTGGgaggctgcggctgcggagACAAATGATGTCGTTTGA